A single Equus quagga isolate Etosha38 chromosome 8, UCLA_HA_Equagga_1.0, whole genome shotgun sequence DNA region contains:
- the HOXA13 gene encoding homeobox protein Hox-A13, with the protein MTASVLLHPRWIEPTVMFLYDNGGGLVADELNKNMEGAAAAAAAAAAAAAAGAGGGASSGGPGPAGPAGAEAAKQCSPCSAAAQSSSGPAALPYGYFGSGYYPCARMGPHPNAIKSCAQPASAAAAAFADKYMDTAGPAAEEFSSRAKEFAFYHQGYAPGPYHHHQPVPGYLDMPVVPGLGGPGESRHEPLGLPMESYQPWALPNGWNGQMYCPKEQAQPPHLWKSTLPDVVSHPSDASSYRRGRKKRVPYTKVQLKELEREYATNKFITKDKRRRISATTNLSERQVTIWFQNRRVKEKKVINKLKTTS; encoded by the exons ATGACAGCCTCCGTGCTCCTCCACCCCCGCTGGATCGAGCCCACCGTCATGTTTCTCTACGACAACGGCGGCGGCCTGGTGGCCGACGAGCTCAACAAGAACATGGaaggggcggcggcggcggcggcagcggcggcggcggccgcggcggccggggccgggggcgggg CGTCCTCGGGAGGGCCCGGCCCGGCGGGCCCGGCGGGCGCCGAGGCCGCCAAGCAGTGCAGTCCCTGCTCGGCGGCGGCGCAGAGCTCGTCGGGGCCCGCGGCGCTGCCCTACGGCTATTTCGGCAGCGGCTACTACCCGTGCGCCCGCATGGGCCCGCACCCCAACGCTATCAAGTCGTGCGCGCAGCCTGCCTCGGCTGCCGCCGCCGCCTTCGCGGACAAGTACATGGATACcgccggccccgcggccgaggAGTTCAGCTCCCGCGCTAAGGAGTTCGCCTTCTACCACCAGGGCTACGCGCCCGGGCCTTACCACCACCATCAGCCCGTGCCTGGCTACCTGGATATGCCGGTGGTGCCCGGCCTCGGGGGCCCCGGCGAGTCGCGCCACGAGCCCCTGGGTCTTCCCATGGAAAGCTACCAGCCCTGGGCGCTGCCCAACGGCTGGAACGGCCAAATGTACTGCCCCAAAGAGCAGGCGCAGCCTCCCCACCTCTGGAAGTCCACTCTGCCCG ACGTGGTCTCTCATCCCTCAGACGCCAGCTCCTACAGGCGAGGAAGAAAGAAGCGCGTCCCTTACACCAAGGTGCAATTAAAAGAACTCGAACGGGAATACGCTACAAACAAATTCATTACCAAGGACAAACGGAGGCGGATATCAGCAACGACGAACCTCTCCGAGAGGCAGGTTACAATCTGGTTCCAGAACAGGAgggtcaaagagaaaaaagtcatcaACAAACTGAAGACCACTAGTTAA